The region TCGTTCAAGGCCTTTGCGGTGCTCCTCGCCGAGGGAGAACTGGGTGTCATGAACAGAAAAGCAATTTCCAGATCAAAAAAGGCTATTCTGGGCCTGATCTCCGAATTTACAGCGACCATACTTGCTGTGCTTCTTATGAAAGCTCTGGTGTATTTTTAGAATTCACGGATGCGGGGGGTGGGATTTGAACCCACGAACCCCTGCGGGAGTGGATCTTGAGTCCACCGCCTTTGGCCTGGCTCGGCAACCCCCGCTCAAAAAGGCTTTTTAAAAATTGTGTTTATTTAATTTATGGTTATTTTTTCAGAGCTTCCTTAACTGTCTTTATAGCGCATAAATCGCCGCACATGCTGCACGTTTCGCTCGATGGCTTGACTCTCGTGTGTATCTCCATTGCCTTTTCTGGGTCTGGCGAGAGCATGAATTGCTTTTCCCAGTCAAAATCCCTTCTTGCCACGCTCATTTCATAGTCCCTCTTCCTTGCTCTTTCTTTCTGACCTTCCTTCACGAGATCAATTGCATGGGCTGCGATTTTTGCCGCAATAACGCCCTCTTTCACGTCCTCTATTGTGGGCAGTCCGAGATGCTCGGCGGGAGTAACATAGCATATAAAATCTGCTCCATGCATGCCTGCTATTCCCGCACCGATTGCGGCAGCGATGTGGTCGTAACCAGCAGCAGCATCAGTCACAAGCGGGCCGAGCAGGTAGAGCGGAGCACCTCTCGTGGCGTATTTCATTGCCTTGACACTGGTTTCAATCTGGTCCATTGGAACATGTCCTGGGCCTTCGACCATTGCCTGGACACCGTTTTGCCTGCAAATCTCGACAAGCTCTCCGAGAATTATAAACTCTGTGAATTTAACTCTGTCGCTCGCATCGTGGATGCATCCTGGTCTGAACGCATCTCCAAGGCTTATGGTAACGTCATACTCTTTGAGCAGTTCGAGAAGGTAATCAAAGTTTTTGTAGTATGGGTTCTCGGAATCGTTCTGTTTCATCCAGGCAATTGTCAGGGAACCGCCCCGGCTCACAACTCCCAGCAGCCTGTTGCTCTTTTCCAGCCTCTCGATGGATACCCAGTTCACTCCAGCGTGAATTGTCATGAAATCCACGCCATCTTTTGCATGCTTTTCAACAACCCTGAAGAAATCGTCTTCGTCGGCATCGAGAATGTTTTTCTCTCTTGCAAGCTGGTACACTGGCACGGTACCAAAAGGAACATCGACAACATCCATTATCCTTTTCCTTATGTAGTCCAGATCGCCCCCACTGCTCAGATCCATTATTGCGTCTGCCCCGAATTTCTGGGCGATGATCGCCTTTTCTATCTCTTCTTCAAGGTTGACATAATCTGCGGAAGTGCCGATGTTAGCGTTTATCTTCGTGGACATGTATTCTCCTATCGCTCTCGGTCTGAAAGAATCGTCATTTTTGAGAATATTTTTTGGAATTACGATTTTGCCTTCAGAGATCAGCTTGATTATTTTTTCAAGCCTGATACCCTCATATTTTTCCACATTCTTTAACCATTCTGGATATTCTCCTTTTCTGGCCATTTCCATGAGTGTTTCCATGAAATTTGATTTGATAAGTCAGTAATAAAAATATTGTGTGTTTTACTGCCTGTTCCATTTCCGGTAAATTTAGAGGTATGTGCTTCCAACAGTTTTTGTTCCCTTATTTTGGGAATATTCTCATAATATGAGCAAAAGCTTATATACTTGGATTTAAAAGTTGAGGTATGGACAGAAAAATACACCTGGATGAAAATGAAATGCCCGATCGCTGGTACAATATTCTGCCGGATCTGCCGGAGCCATTGCCTCCTCCGCTTGATCCTGAGACGAATGAACCGGTTAAACCGGAAAAGCTTGGGGCAATATTCCCAAAGGAACTGATAAGGCAGGAAATGAGCGATGAGAGGTATATAAGAATACCTGAAGAGGTTCTCGAAATCTACAGGTTGTGGAGGCCAACGCCCCTCATCAGGGCGACAAGGCTTGAAAGGTATCTGAAAACCCCAGCGAAAATCTATTACAAGTATGAGGGTGTTTCACCCCCCGGTAGCCACAAGCCCAATACGGCGGTTGCCCAGGCATATTACAATGCGAAAGAGGGTGTGGAGAGACTGACCACAGAGACAGGTGCAGGACAGTGGGGTTCAGCCCTCGCGTTTGCAGCGAACCTGTTTGATATGGATTGCAGGGTTTACATGGTGAAGGCGAGCTATTACCAGAAACCATACCGCAGGGTTTTGATGGAGCTATGGAATGCGGAGGTCATACCGAGTCCGTCAAATCTGACGGAGAGTGGCAGGAGGGTTCTTGAGAACGATCCAGACAGCCCTGGAAGTCTCGGTATAGCGATTAGCGAGGCTGTGGAGGATGCGGTAAAGGATGATGGGACGAATTACAGCCTGGGCAGCGTCCTCAATCACGTTATGCTTCACCAGACCATCATAGGTCTCGAGGTGAAGAGGCAGCTTGAGATTGCTGAAGAAAGTCCGGACGTAATGGTGGGCTGTGTGGGTGGAGGAAGCAACTTTGCAGGTCTCGTGTATCCCTTCATAAAGGACGATGGCGTGGAATTCATAGCAGTGGAACCGGAATCATGTCCCACACTGACCAGAGGAGAATACAGATACGATTTCGGAGATATTGCAGGCTTTACACCTCTGCTCAAGATGTACACTCTCGGAAAGGATTTCATCCCGCCACCGATACACGCCGGAGGGCTGAGGTATCACGGAGACGCTCCAACTCTTAGCCTGCTCGTGAAGTCAGGAATTGTGGAGGCAAGGGCAGTCCCTCAGATAGACACATTCAGGGCAGGAAAGATTTTTGCGGAGACTGAAGGTGTCGTTCCCGCACCAGAATCAACACATGCAATTAAAGTGGTGATAGATGAGGCGTTGAAGGCAAAGAAAACAGGCGAGGAAAAAACAATAGTGTTCAATCTCAGCGGCCATGGACACTTTGATTTGAAGGCCTACCAGGACTTCATGGAGGGTAAACTTGCATGATCACCTCTTTATTTTTCCCAGCAGAAATACTGCGGTTATGATCAGCCCCGCATCCAGAATTATTCTGATGAGTGTTGCCTTTCTGTAGTCAAAGAACATGCCGATTGCCGAATTGATGTTCAGGTAAAGTCCCACTATACCGACAAATGCAAGTATTCCTGCGATTATCTGAATCAGTCTCCCATAATCCTTTTCCTCAGCCATAGGATTGCACCTCCTGATATCAGGGCTGTTAACAGCTCAAAACCCGGAGCCGCTCTGGGCATGTATGGTGGTGGTGTTGAAACGGGTGTTCTCAGTTCCTGTTCTCTAATAAAATCCTCCACCCTGAATGCATCTCCTTTCGAACTTTCCTCCTTGAAAGTTTTAGGGTTGAACTTCACGACGTCTTTCCTCTTCCCGGTGATGTAATTCTTGCTCCACACTTCGAGAACAATCCTGTAGTTGTATTTATCGGGCAGTGTGAGATTGAACTTGATGAGGTTGGTCTTTCCGGATTCCACTTTTCTCTCGGCCCAGAACTCATCTGCAAGGAGGTTTGACTCAAGCTGCACCGCCTTGACCCTGAATCTGACCCCCTCGTAGGTCTCAAGGCTCTCGATGTAGTATGTCGCCGTTATGTTCACCCTGTCACCTGACTTCCCGGTGACCGTGAAGTCAGCATCTTTTATCGTAATCTCCAGTTTTTCATCATCTGGCGGTATTGTGGAAAGCCCGAATATGCGGATTTCCCGGGTTGAATAGATTCGTCCATCCCTCTCAAGGGTGATTTTCACCCTGTAATCGTGATTTTTTGCGATGGTGCATGTCAGACTCTCTGAATGATACTCTTCCGTTTTTTCGGGTATTTTTCTGGAGAATTCGTTGAGGAGTAGGTTGGTTGAGGCGTCAAAGAACTTTATTCTCAAATACAGCCCATCAATTTTCTTCGATTTTGTCATTTTTATGGAGAAATTCAGTTCTGCATGGGTTGAGTTGACATTCTCCGCTCTCGTTTCGACGTCTGTTATGTATGCGAATGATGATTTTTCCTCTTCCATCGGGATGGCCGCTATGATTGCTGAAAGAATGACCAGGAGTGTTACCGCAATTGCAAAATGAAGTGTTTTCATATTGAAAATTGTAGTATCTGGAATTATATATACTTTTTCAGATTCTGTAACTTTATCTGATATTGCAAAATTCCAGATTGCTTTGAGTGATTGTTTTGCTGGAGTTCAGCAAAAAATAGGGCCTTCCTGCCACGGTGTGCTTCTGAAATCGTCAGCATTCTGAAAAAGATTTCGCGAAGAGGTTGTTGGAAGGATGGGGCCGCCGAGACTTGAACTCGGGTCTCCACCCCCCCAAGATGGAAGGATAACCAGGCTACCCTACGGCCCCCTGTTGAAGTTCAAACTGAACTGGGTTTATATAATCTACGTTTGGTGTATTTTTGCCGATTATTTTAAATACTACAGTAT is a window of Geoglobus acetivorans DNA encoding:
- the thiC gene encoding phosphomethylpyrimidine synthase — its product is METLMEMARKGEYPEWLKNVEKYEGIRLEKIIKLISEGKIVIPKNILKNDDSFRPRAIGEYMSTKINANIGTSADYVNLEEEIEKAIIAQKFGADAIMDLSSGGDLDYIRKRIMDVVDVPFGTVPVYQLAREKNILDADEDDFFRVVEKHAKDGVDFMTIHAGVNWVSIERLEKSNRLLGVVSRGGSLTIAWMKQNDSENPYYKNFDYLLELLKEYDVTISLGDAFRPGCIHDASDRVKFTEFIILGELVEICRQNGVQAMVEGPGHVPMDQIETSVKAMKYATRGAPLYLLGPLVTDAAAGYDHIAAAIGAGIAGMHGADFICYVTPAEHLGLPTIEDVKEGVIAAKIAAHAIDLVKEGQKERARKRDYEMSVARRDFDWEKQFMLSPDPEKAMEIHTRVKPSSETCSMCGDLCAIKTVKEALKK
- a CDS encoding TrpB-like pyridoxal phosphate-dependent enzyme, which codes for MDRKIHLDENEMPDRWYNILPDLPEPLPPPLDPETNEPVKPEKLGAIFPKELIRQEMSDERYIRIPEEVLEIYRLWRPTPLIRATRLERYLKTPAKIYYKYEGVSPPGSHKPNTAVAQAYYNAKEGVERLTTETGAGQWGSALAFAANLFDMDCRVYMVKASYYQKPYRRVLMELWNAEVIPSPSNLTESGRRVLENDPDSPGSLGIAISEAVEDAVKDDGTNYSLGSVLNHVMLHQTIIGLEVKRQLEIAEESPDVMVGCVGGGSNFAGLVYPFIKDDGVEFIAVEPESCPTLTRGEYRYDFGDIAGFTPLLKMYTLGKDFIPPPIHAGGLRYHGDAPTLSLLVKSGIVEARAVPQIDTFRAGKIFAETEGVVPAPESTHAIKVVIDEALKAKKTGEEKTIVFNLSGHGHFDLKAYQDFMEGKLA
- a CDS encoding DUF7490 domain-containing protein, producing MKTLHFAIAVTLLVILSAIIAAIPMEEEKSSFAYITDVETRAENVNSTHAELNFSIKMTKSKKIDGLYLRIKFFDASTNLLLNEFSRKIPEKTEEYHSESLTCTIAKNHDYRVKITLERDGRIYSTREIRIFGLSTIPPDDEKLEITIKDADFTVTGKSGDRVNITATYYIESLETYEGVRFRVKAVQLESNLLADEFWAERKVESGKTNLIKFNLTLPDKYNYRIVLEVWSKNYITGKRKDVVKFNPKTFKEESSKGDAFRVEDFIREQELRTPVSTPPPYMPRAAPGFELLTALISGGAILWLRKRIMGD